The window GGTTACAGTcggaaaaagaaaatattatacTGATTTTTTCCTCATAACAGAAAGTCTGGAGTTTGAAGAAATTTACCCACTAACCATATCATCCATTTTCAGCTGAACACCTAATTATGATTGAGTCTTCTGATTTTGCATGCTCTGACCCCTCACATCCATTTTCAGCTGAACACCATATTTGTTTCTATTTAGTttgaatttcaaaaataaatccAAAGTTAATCATTGGAATCATTAATATGTTATACTTTTACTTTAATCcgtttaaattatttaaatcaattttttAATTCTATACCTTTTTCCCCATGCATACCGATTATTCAATAAACTAAATTTTGCATTTAAATGTAGTTTGTTAAAGAAGAGTAAATTACCCTAAATCcctataatattattttaaattcaGCTGCAATTacaattcttttattttaaaatcaaGCATTTACCTCCTATGTTAATTAAAGCAAGTGCTCTTGTTCAAACGGTTAATGAATTTCTAGAATTAATATCAAGATTCTCTAGGGGTGCACTCAACTTTCACctagtaaaaataaataaatcaatggttggaaaagaaaataaattttagcATAGTATAATCTCAACACAGTATACAATTTCAACATACTATGGGTCAATATCTTACCAATTACCATAACTAATCAAGTATATCACCTCCCTATTTTAAACACTTTACCACGCTGTGATACATCTCCAGGCACTTTATCATTAGAAAAGATGGGAACTTGGCTTGCATCTCTGCCTTCACAAGGCAGGGGTAAagctgcgtacacactaccctcctcggatcccacttgtgagattatactgagtttgttgttgttgttgggaaCTTGGCTTGCATCGTTGCAGTTTGATGGGTCACTCTGCTCTTGCTCGTTACAAACAAGGTCGACGCCAAGTTCCTTTACCTTCAGGCTATTCAGACTAACTAAAATAGAAATATCATCTCCATCTTCTAGCAGGTCTCCAAATTTCCAGTGACTTAACCATGTTATTTCTTCATTACCTTCTGGCACGCCGAAAACTCTTGGAATGTGGATCCACTTCAAATCTTTAGTCCTATTGTGTACGATATTCTGGTGATGGCACCAGTTGGCTCTGCTACCCTCTCtagactccacttgtgggattgcactgggttttttgttgttgttgttgcaccaGTAGGCTCTTGGGAGCTTGGCCTCTTGACTTTCAGAACTTGTATACACAATGGCTATGGATAGGCCTTGGATATTGTTGAGAGGTTGAGATATGGTAAAACTTACTGAATTCGCATTTTTTAACTTTGGGAACCAGCTAGGTACTTTGTTTCCCGGAAGAAATGTACTAAAGATTCCTTGCTCGTATAAGCCCTGTTCCAGTCACAGAAATCAACGGTTAAGGATCAACTGTAAACACAGATGAGGTAGTCATAGGGAGAGCGAGAGGCAAGAACCTGCAATGGAAGCATTCTCATCTTGTAACTCGAAAAAAGGTCCATTTTCACCATAGTATTTTCCATAGTGTCAACATTCAGACCAAAACGTTTAAGCATCTGTGGGTCAGCAATTTCTAGAGCTTCTAACTTAAATTTCCCCTGCATCATGACTAGATTGTCACAATTGTAATCGTGACTCAGGATTGGATATTTCGATAGCAATGATTGGTATGTCATCATCTCCAAGGACGAGCAACTATCTATGTACAGTTCTGAAATGCTAATTGGCATCTCAGTAAGTGATTTGAGTATCTTACATGACTTGACACTGAGGCTTTGGAGCTGAGGCAGACTCTTGACCCACTCCGGGAGGCAGCTAATTGAATTTTCACTTAGATCCAGTTCTTGGAGCAGCGGAAGATTGATAAACTTCTGGGGAATATATTCATCAGACAGCCTGCAACTCACAAGACTCAAGCTCACCAAAGAGCTTGGTAAAAAGGCCCACGATATTTCAGGAGTGTTTCTTGGCTTTGATACCCAAGATGAAAATAATGCCTGCAATGATTTCCGCTCGTGGGTGGTACAGAGTATTTGGTTTAGATCAATTCCATCAGCTCTTAGAACTTTCAAAGAATCTATCATGTTAAGCTCCATTGGCAGCCACTCCAGGCTTGAGCAGAAGGATATATCAAGTATCTTAAGAGTTATAAGTTCACCGATATTTCTTGGCAGCTTTCTGATGCTCTTGCAGTCTTTCAGATTTAGCAGGGTGATTTCTTGGAGGCAGCCGATAGTTTCATCGATATCAACCAGTTTAATACAATCTTTAAGAATTAGTTTCTCAAGTCGGGCCATTCCAGCGAAGCTAGGTGTTCTGGTAAGTTCCCAAGAATGACTAAGGTTGAGAATCCTGAGAAATCTGAAATACTGATTGAAGAAAAGCATTGAATCAATTTCTTTTTCTGAATTTACTATCTTCATTAAGCCAGGAAAACTActgaaagagagagaaaaaaaaaaaaaagatgatttATACCTCAGTTTCACTCCATGTTTGTTGTAAATTGCTGTACCGCATGTCAATAGAAACAAGGTTTTCCCAGGAAAGGTCACTAGGTAAGGATTTTAAAGGGCATTTACGCCAAGACAACAATTTTAATCTCTTGGGAAATTCTTTATAGCATCCAATGAGGTTTACATCATTTAGTTTGAGTACCCTTAGGTTTCGCATTATCGTAAATGCATCAGTTTCTATGCTGTAGTTTGAGTTTCGTGATGAAGTGTCTCCTGAATTCCATGAATAAAAGACAGAAGAAGGCTGTTGCAGCGAAAGATTATGATCTGCACAGTTCTCTACATGATCTTTTCGGAAGCGCCTTTTCGAGCTATTTCCAGTGAAAAATTGTTTGGCTGATTTATCCTCCATCAACATAGGCATGTCAAAGCTGATCCCTTCAATCCTTTCAGTGCCCTAACAggaattttggaaagaaaaaaataaattgtgAGGGTATGGCAAGGACAATGAAGGATAGAACACACATATTAAATGTCTTACAGTTTTATCGTTCAACACTCTGAAAGAATCCTTGTTATTCCAAAGTCTACTGCGTTTTCCAGGATCCTGTGATTCCCTACGATCGATATCTCTCCCAAGGTCTCGAAGCAACTGATGCATCTCCAACTTATTTAAGTCATTGATTGTCAAAAGACTTCTATCAATGAGGTTTTGCATCCCAATTATTGTGTAAAAACCACATCCATTCAGTATTCTGACAGAGTCGTCTCTGTCCATCCCAAGAAAGAAAAGAGCTATATGAAGGAATATATCTTTGTCATGGTCATCTTCTAGAGAGTAAAAACTCA of the Nicotiana tabacum cultivar K326 chromosome 7, ASM71507v2, whole genome shotgun sequence genome contains:
- the LOC107808201 gene encoding disease resistance protein RUN1-like, with amino-acid sequence MEQGIPSSPPTSQCSYHVFLSFRAKDTGKTFTDHLHRNLVRAGFHVFKCDNDDYDGEKEDLKSKLQKGIEQSKMSVIVLSQNYASSEKCLDELVVILEQKRNFGHIVLPVFFNVDPSDVRKLKGSFGQPFSANGESQKLRDWRNALKQVADLGGMPLQNQADGYEAKFIENIVEVIASKLRPRALNNAPYLIEISYRAEDIILWLQDRSTNVGLYVICGIGGIGKTTLAKFAYNSSARSFEGSSFLANINETAKQCNGLVRLQKQVLYDIVGKKERISNADEGIMMIEDALRYEQILLVLDDVDEVDQIDKILGMRDWLNPASKIIITTRHESLLKPFVPHKVLKVEALNKMDSLKLFSWHAFGEDHPLEGYVELSKRVVLQCAGLPLALRVLGSALSGRRPEIWGSALEKLETIPDGHVIEKLKVSFYSLEDDHDKDIFLHIALFFLGMDRDDSVRILNGCGFYTIIGMQNLIDRSLLTINDLNKLEMHQLLRDLGRDIDRRESQDPGKRSRLWNNKDSFRVLNDKTGTERIEGISFDMPMLMEDKSAKQFFTGNSSKRRFRKDHVENCADHNLSLQQPSSVFYSWNSGDTSSRNSNYSIETDAFTIMRNLRVLKLNDVNLIGCYKEFPKRLKLLSWRKCPLKSLPSDLSWENLVSIDMRYSNLQQTWSETEYFRFLRILNLSHSWELTRTPSFAGMARLEKLILKDCIKLVDIDETIGCLQEITLLNLKDCKSIRKLPRNIGELITLKILDISFCSSLEWLPMELNMIDSLKVLRADGIDLNQILCTTHERKSLQALFSSWVSKPRNTPEISWAFLPSSLVSLSLVSCRLSDEYIPQKFINLPLLQELDLSENSISCLPEWVKSLPQLQSLSVKSCKILKSLTEMPISISELYIDSCSSLEMMTYQSLLSKYPILSHDYNCDNLVMMQGKFKLEALEIADPQMLKRFGLNVDTMENTMVKMDLFSSYKMRMLPLQGLYEQGIFSTFLPGNKVPSWFPKLKNANSVSFTISQPLNNIQGLSIAIVYTSSESQEAKLPRAYWCNNNNKKPSAIPQVESREGSRANWCHHQNIVHNRTKDLKWIHIPRVFGVPEGNEEITWLSHWKFGDLLEDGDDISILVSLNSLKVKELGVDLVCNEQEQSDPSNCNDASQVPNNNNKLSIISQVGSEEGSVYAALPLPCEGRDASQVPIFSNDKVPGDVSQRGKVFKIGR